Proteins encoded in a region of the Brevundimonas vesicularis genome:
- a CDS encoding cation diffusion facilitator family transporter, with product MNAAHDHSPSHRHDHDHADHGHGHSHSHHGHSHSHGGHSHGPVDTGDWRYAVGLVVNLLFVACEFGAGLIADSTALLADAGHNLSDVLGLAMAGGAAWLARRGAHGAAGGRRTYGFGKATVLAALGNALLLIFACGAIAFEAVRRFNEPAPVGSGVIMAVAGIGFVINLGTALLFMKSQHDLNARGAYLHMMADAGVSLGVVLAGGLIMMTGWSVVDPLVSLAIVVVILWSTWGLLKDSVNLAMDGAPTGVDVPALEQALVRLPGVRAVHDLHVWGLSTTETALTAHLVHDRADTAALICEAQAVAKRYAIGHTTLQLETEPLPDCPGC from the coding sequence CACCGGCATGACCACGATCATGCGGATCACGGCCATGGGCATTCTCACAGTCACCACGGACACAGCCACAGCCACGGCGGTCATAGCCACGGTCCGGTGGACACCGGCGACTGGCGCTACGCCGTCGGCCTGGTGGTCAATCTGCTGTTCGTGGCGTGCGAGTTCGGCGCCGGCCTGATCGCGGATTCGACCGCCCTGTTGGCCGACGCCGGGCATAATCTGTCGGACGTGCTGGGTCTGGCCATGGCGGGCGGGGCGGCCTGGCTGGCGCGACGCGGCGCACATGGAGCGGCGGGCGGTCGGCGGACCTATGGTTTCGGCAAGGCGACGGTGCTGGCGGCGCTGGGCAATGCGTTGCTACTGATCTTCGCTTGCGGGGCCATCGCCTTCGAGGCCGTGCGGCGGTTCAACGAACCCGCCCCGGTCGGGTCGGGCGTCATCATGGCGGTCGCGGGCATCGGCTTCGTCATCAACCTGGGCACCGCGCTGCTGTTCATGAAGTCGCAGCACGACCTGAATGCGCGCGGCGCCTATCTGCACATGATGGCCGACGCAGGCGTGTCGCTGGGCGTGGTGCTGGCCGGCGGGCTGATCATGATGACCGGCTGGTCGGTGGTCGATCCGCTGGTCAGCCTGGCGATCGTGGTCGTGATCCTGTGGTCGACCTGGGGCCTGCTGAAGGACTCGGTCAATCTGGCCATGGACGGCGCGCCGACAGGCGTGGACGTGCCGGCTCTGGAACAGGCGCTGGTCCGCCTGCCGGGCGTGCGAGCCGTGCATGATCTACACGTCTGGGGATTGTCGACGACCGAGACGGCCCTGACCGCCCACCTGGTCCACGACCGCGCCGACACGGCGGCGCTGATCTGCGAGGCCCAGGCCGTGGCGAAGCGCTACGCCATCGGCCATACGACACTGCAACTGGAGACCGAGCCGCTGCCGGATTGCCCGGGCTGCTGA